The following are encoded together in the Pseudodesulfovibrio indicus genome:
- a CDS encoding 2-oxoacid:acceptor oxidoreductase subunit alpha — protein sequence MPRRKKRTEIFALGNEAVVEGALLAGCTFYGGYPITPSSEIMEIMASRLPKLENGVFIQMEDEIASMGAVIGASLSGRKAMTATSGPGFSLMQENLGYAVMAETPMVLVNVMRGGPSTGLPTSPAQGDVQQARWGTHGDHPIIVLSASNVQECLDMTITAFNMAEKYRTPVILLLDEVTSHTREKIEIPNEGEFEVFSRTVPSMPPEWYKPYEETVRGVPPMPPIGSGYRFHVTGLTHDRNGFPTQRPEEVVELMDRIHRKIDQFFYDIQLVDEIMTDDCEVCVIAYGSVARSAELAVQQARGNGVKAGLLKLKTLFPYPRRHTEKILAHARTLVVPEMNMGQMSREVKRVNMGHASVRTINRVDGQIVTPSEILKVIMQG from the coding sequence ATGCCCAGACGTAAGAAACGGACTGAAATTTTCGCGCTCGGCAACGAGGCCGTTGTCGAGGGCGCGCTGCTCGCGGGATGCACCTTCTACGGCGGCTATCCCATCACCCCGTCTTCCGAGATCATGGAGATCATGGCCTCCCGGCTGCCCAAGCTGGAGAACGGCGTGTTCATCCAGATGGAAGACGAGATCGCCAGCATGGGCGCGGTCATCGGCGCGTCGCTCTCCGGGCGCAAGGCCATGACCGCCACCTCCGGCCCCGGCTTCTCGCTGATGCAGGAGAACCTGGGCTACGCCGTCATGGCAGAGACCCCCATGGTGCTGGTCAACGTCATGCGCGGCGGGCCGTCCACCGGGCTGCCCACCAGCCCGGCCCAGGGCGACGTGCAGCAGGCCCGGTGGGGCACCCACGGCGACCATCCCATCATCGTCCTGTCCGCCTCCAACGTGCAGGAGTGTCTGGACATGACCATCACCGCCTTCAACATGGCGGAGAAATACCGGACCCCGGTCATCCTGCTCCTGGACGAGGTCACGTCGCACACCCGCGAGAAGATCGAGATTCCCAACGAGGGCGAGTTCGAGGTCTTTTCCCGCACCGTGCCGTCCATGCCGCCGGAGTGGTACAAGCCCTACGAGGAGACCGTGCGCGGCGTGCCGCCCATGCCGCCCATCGGCTCGGGCTACCGCTTCCACGTCACCGGCCTGACCCACGATCGCAACGGGTTCCCGACCCAGCGGCCCGAGGAAGTCGTGGAGCTCATGGACCGCATCCACCGCAAGATCGACCAGTTCTTCTACGACATTCAACTGGTGGACGAGATCATGACCGACGACTGCGAGGTCTGCGTCATCGCCTACGGCTCGGTGGCCCGTTCGGCGGAGCTGGCCGTGCAGCAGGCGCGGGGCAACGGGGTCAAGGCCGGGCTGCTCAAGCTCAAGACCCTGTTCCCGTATCCGCGCAGACACACCGAGAAGATCCTGGCCCACGCCCGGACCCTGGTCGTGCCGGAGATGAACATGGGGCAGATGTCCCGCGAGGTGAAACGCGTGAACATGGGCCACGCCTCGGTCAGGACGATCAATCGGGTGGACGGCCAGATCGTCACCCCCTCGGAAATCCTCAAGGTCATCATGCAAGGGTAG
- a CDS encoding 4Fe-4S dicluster domain-containing protein has translation MPKKNKGKNKVTIYPDWCKGCGICVEFCPAKVLGLSLQGKAVVEREEDCIRCGFCELHCPDFAIVVSDKEPMDNGLSDTDAETAPPKTKTGGKGA, from the coding sequence ATGCCCAAGAAGAACAAAGGCAAGAACAAGGTGACCATCTACCCGGACTGGTGCAAAGGCTGCGGCATTTGCGTCGAATTCTGTCCGGCCAAGGTTCTCGGCCTGAGCCTGCAAGGCAAGGCCGTTGTGGAGCGCGAGGAGGACTGTATCCGGTGCGGGTTCTGCGAGCTGCACTGTCCGGATTTCGCCATCGTGGTCAGCGACAAGGAACCCATGGATAACGGGCTGTCCGACACGGACGCCGAAACCGCGCCGCCGAAGACCAAGACGGGCGGGAAGGGGGCTTAG
- a CDS encoding precorrin-8X methylmutase produces the protein MTDITFQDFRKPEDIEAESFRIIDSEVPGPRPFEGAQWEIVRRMIHTTADFEMLELVRFHERAVESGLNALRSGAVIVSDTEMARRGMPVRRLDPLGCTVHCLMNDPRVVERAKAEGITRAKAAVDVAVAELHPDIWVVGNAPTALIRLVEHVDNGAANPALVVGMPVGFVNAAESKELLMSRDIPYISIHGRKGGSALAASVINALAVLAG, from the coding sequence TTGACCGACATAACGTTCCAGGACTTCCGCAAGCCGGAAGACATCGAGGCGGAATCCTTCCGCATCATCGACTCCGAGGTCCCCGGCCCGCGCCCGTTCGAGGGGGCGCAGTGGGAGATCGTGCGCCGCATGATCCACACCACGGCGGACTTCGAGATGCTCGAGCTGGTCCGTTTTCACGAACGGGCCGTGGAATCCGGCCTGAACGCGCTCCGCAGCGGGGCCGTGATCGTCTCGGATACGGAGATGGCACGGCGGGGCATGCCGGTCCGGCGGCTCGATCCGCTCGGCTGCACCGTGCACTGCCTGATGAACGATCCCCGCGTGGTCGAGCGTGCCAAGGCCGAGGGAATCACCCGCGCGAAGGCGGCCGTGGACGTGGCCGTGGCCGAGCTGCACCCGGACATATGGGTCGTGGGAAACGCGCCCACCGCGCTCATCCGGCTGGTGGAGCACGTGGACAACGGCGCGGCGAACCCCGCGCTGGTGGTCGGCATGCCCGTCGGGTTCGTGAACGCGGCGGAGTCCAAAGAGTTGCTCATGAGCCGCGACATCCCGTACATTTCCATACATGGACGCAAGGGCGGCAGCGCCCTGGCCGCATCGGTGATCAACGCATTGGCGGTCCTCGCCGGTTGA
- a CDS encoding amino acid ABC transporter permease, with product MHWDIAFANFDYFLYGNTRLDWAFPFIHNPEGLVASVILAIFGIFGAFWIGLAAGLMRLSRKWWIKYPSVCYIEMIRGMPLLLLIFWFYYLAPVVTGQTMPAFSTTMFCFMVFTSAYVGEIVRAGVKALPKGQMEAARSTGLSHVQAMKLVILPQALRNMIPSFVNQFVSLTKDTSLAAILGVIELTRTGVQVDNRETVASFEIWITIACLYFAICFILTSYSRRLEAQLSRYQARDR from the coding sequence ATGCATTGGGACATAGCTTTTGCGAACTTCGACTACTTTTTGTACGGCAACACCCGCCTGGACTGGGCCTTTCCCTTCATCCACAATCCCGAAGGGCTGGTGGCCAGCGTCATCCTGGCCATCTTCGGCATCTTCGGGGCGTTCTGGATCGGCCTTGCCGCCGGATTGATGCGCCTATCGCGCAAGTGGTGGATCAAGTATCCCTCGGTCTGCTACATCGAAATGATCCGCGGCATGCCGCTCCTGCTGCTCATTTTCTGGTTCTACTACCTGGCCCCCGTGGTCACCGGGCAGACCATGCCCGCGTTCTCCACGACCATGTTCTGTTTCATGGTCTTCACCAGCGCCTACGTGGGCGAGATCGTCCGCGCGGGCGTCAAGGCGCTGCCCAAGGGCCAGATGGAGGCGGCGCGGTCCACGGGCCTGTCCCATGTCCAGGCCATGAAGCTGGTCATTCTGCCCCAGGCGCTCAGGAACATGATCCCGTCCTTCGTCAACCAGTTCGTCTCCCTGACCAAGGATACCTCCCTGGCCGCCATCCTCGGCGTCATCGAACTGACCCGCACCGGCGTGCAGGTGGACAACCGCGAGACCGTGGCGTCCTTCGAGATATGGATCACCATCGCCTGTCTGTACTTTGCAATCTGCTTCATTCTGACCTCCTACAGCCGCAGGCTGGAGGCTCAGTTGTCGCGCTATCAGGCCCGCGACCGCTAG
- a CDS encoding amino acid ABC transporter permease: protein MQYNFQWAEMFSGEPARWMWEGFCTTMQISIISLICAMILGIIICVMRMTPFKPLQWFSLAFTEFFRNTPLLVQIFFWYNASYFVIPKVINDWMNDLYTWFPGPFTLFGHEFVGEWMLFNVELIMGIIALTVYTSAFIAEEIRAGIFSIPKNQLEASRAVGLSFLQGYRYVILPQALRIVIPPLISQALNLIKNSSLVMVLGVTDIMYQAVQVESYHAMPFEAFTVALLIYLMISLVVSFCINMYNKHFMIQVMY, encoded by the coding sequence TTGCAGTATAATTTTCAATGGGCCGAGATGTTTTCCGGCGAGCCCGCCCGGTGGATGTGGGAGGGGTTCTGCACCACCATGCAGATCTCGATCATCTCCCTGATCTGCGCCATGATCCTGGGCATCATCATCTGCGTCATGCGGATGACCCCCTTCAAGCCGTTGCAGTGGTTCAGCCTCGCCTTCACCGAGTTCTTCCGCAACACGCCGCTGCTCGTGCAGATATTTTTCTGGTACAATGCGTCCTATTTCGTCATCCCCAAGGTCATCAACGACTGGATGAACGACCTCTACACCTGGTTCCCCGGCCCGTTCACCCTGTTCGGCCACGAGTTCGTCGGGGAGTGGATGCTCTTCAACGTCGAGCTGATCATGGGCATCATCGCCCTGACCGTGTACACCTCGGCCTTCATCGCCGAGGAAATCCGCGCCGGAATCTTCTCCATCCCCAAGAACCAGCTCGAAGCCTCCCGCGCCGTGGGCCTCTCCTTCCTCCAGGGATACCGCTACGTCATCCTGCCCCAGGCCCTGCGCATCGTCATTCCGCCGCTCATCTCCCAGGCCCTCAATCTGATCAAGAACTCTTCCCTGGTCATGGTCCTGGGCGTGACCGACATCATGTACCAGGCGGTTCAGGTCGAGTCCTATCACGCCATGCCCTTCGAGGCCTTCACCGTTGCCCTGTTGATCTACCTGATGATCTCGCTGGTCGTCTCGTTCTGCATCAACATGTACAACAAGCACTTCATGATCCAGGTCATGTACTAG
- a CDS encoding ABC transporter substrate-binding protein, translating into MKRLVLILALVLSFVFAANAAFAGKIEDVKAKGVLVCGVKDSVNLFGFIDPDSKELVGFDVDICKYIADKLGVKTEFKVVTSKNRIPMLAQGSVDLLAATMTHKFSRDEQIDFSITYFMDGQKLLVEKGSGITSTDDLANKKVGTVKGSTSEKNIKAAQPAAQVISYDEYPQAFMALKQGKVKAVTTDSGILAGLKAGDDNPDKWEIVGAFFSSEPYGLGVPQDDSAFRDFVNKSLNEMWLDGTYHKLFKKWMGYDLPAGWEMELWPM; encoded by the coding sequence ATGAAACGTTTGGTACTTATTCTGGCACTGGTGCTGTCCTTCGTGTTCGCGGCCAACGCCGCGTTCGCCGGCAAGATCGAGGACGTGAAAGCCAAGGGCGTCCTGGTCTGCGGCGTCAAGGACTCCGTCAACCTGTTCGGCTTCATTGATCCCGACAGCAAGGAACTGGTCGGCTTCGACGTCGATATCTGCAAGTACATCGCCGACAAGCTGGGCGTGAAGACCGAGTTCAAGGTCGTCACCTCCAAGAACCGCATCCCGATGCTGGCCCAGGGCTCCGTGGACCTGCTGGCCGCCACCATGACCCACAAGTTCTCCCGTGACGAGCAGATCGACTTCTCCATCACCTACTTCATGGATGGTCAGAAGCTGCTGGTCGAAAAGGGCTCCGGCATCACCTCCACCGACGACTTGGCCAACAAGAAGGTCGGCACCGTGAAGGGCTCCACCTCCGAGAAGAACATCAAGGCCGCGCAGCCCGCCGCCCAGGTCATCTCCTATGACGAATACCCGCAGGCCTTCATGGCGCTGAAGCAGGGCAAGGTCAAGGCCGTGACCACCGACTCCGGTATTCTGGCCGGTCTGAAGGCCGGTGACGACAATCCCGACAAGTGGGAAATCGTCGGCGCCTTCTTCTCCTCCGAGCCCTACGGCCTCGGCGTTCCCCAGGACGATTCCGCCTTCCGCGATTTCGTCAACAAGTCCCTCAACGAGATGTGGCTCGACGGCACCTACCACAAGCTGTTCAAGAAGTGGATGGGTTACGACCTGCCCGCCGGCTGGGAGATGGAACTCTGGCCCATGTAA
- a CDS encoding amino acid ABC transporter ATP-binding protein produces MAMIEVQKLHKWYGDFHVLQGITESVNKGEVLVICGPSGSGKSTFIRCINRLEEYQKGQILFDGKNILDKDVNINTLRAEIGIVFQQFNLYPHLSVLRNVTLAPIKVKNMPKDEAEEIALSLLERVGIHDQAHKYPAELSGGQQQRVAIARSLAMKPKVMLFDEPTSALDPEMINEVLNVMKDLAREGMTMLCVTHEMGFAREVADRVLFMDGGIVVEQAAPDEFFRNPQNERTKNFLKEIL; encoded by the coding sequence ATGGCAATGATCGAAGTGCAGAAGCTGCACAAGTGGTATGGCGACTTCCATGTCCTCCAAGGGATTACGGAATCCGTCAACAAGGGCGAGGTGCTGGTCATCTGCGGTCCGTCCGGTTCCGGCAAGTCCACCTTCATTCGCTGTATCAACAGGCTCGAGGAATACCAGAAGGGGCAGATCCTTTTCGACGGAAAGAACATCCTGGACAAGGATGTGAATATCAACACGCTGCGCGCCGAAATCGGCATCGTCTTTCAGCAGTTCAACCTCTATCCACACCTTTCAGTGCTCCGAAACGTCACTTTGGCGCCCATCAAGGTCAAGAACATGCCCAAGGACGAAGCCGAGGAGATCGCCCTCAGCCTCCTGGAGCGCGTCGGCATCCACGACCAGGCCCACAAATATCCCGCCGAACTTTCCGGCGGCCAGCAGCAGCGCGTGGCCATCGCCCGCTCCCTGGCCATGAAGCCCAAGGTCATGCTCTTCGACGAGCCGACCTCGGCGCTGGACCCGGAGATGATCAACGAGGTCCTCAACGTCATGAAGGACCTGGCGCGCGAAGGCATGACCATGCTCTGCGTGACCCACGAGATGGGCTTCGCCCGCGAGGTCGCCGACCGCGTGCTGTTCATGGACGGCGGCATCGTGGTCGAACAGGCCGCCCCGGACGAGTTCTTCCGCAACCCCCAAAATGAGCGCACAAAGAACTTCCTGAAGGAAATTCTTTAA
- a CDS encoding TAXI family TRAP transporter solute-binding subunit: MRAKTLFLLCLMLFLAACGGGEEPAPKEKVGLERLKADKSTMTELKTPTFDHGKATFATIGTGGVNGVYYPSGGAIANMVNAKRDEYDIRMSVESTGGSVFNINAVLAGDMQFGMAQSDRQYQAVNGIAEWAEKGPQTKLRSVFSLHPEVLTLVAAADAGIKTIGDLKGHSVNIGNPGSGQHRNSTDALGAVGLSLGDIKPVEVRAIESSDLLQSGTIDAYFYTVGHPSAAIKEATEGKRKVVIVPISGVGALFAKFPYYVPAEIDTSFYPELASQDGKIQSFGVKATLVTSSDVPDGVVYAVTREVVENLDAFRAQHPALQCLTREGMLQGLSAPIHPGAAIYYRQAGMM, from the coding sequence ATGCGAGCCAAGACGCTGTTTCTTTTGTGTTTGATGTTGTTCCTTGCGGCCTGCGGCGGGGGCGAGGAGCCCGCGCCTAAGGAGAAGGTCGGGCTTGAGCGCCTCAAGGCCGACAAATCCACCATGACCGAGCTGAAGACACCGACCTTTGACCACGGCAAGGCGACCTTCGCGACCATCGGCACGGGCGGCGTCAACGGGGTCTACTATCCGAGCGGCGGAGCCATCGCCAATATGGTCAACGCCAAGCGCGACGAGTACGACATCCGGATGTCCGTGGAGTCCACCGGCGGCTCGGTGTTCAATATCAACGCTGTTCTGGCCGGGGACATGCAATTCGGCATGGCTCAGTCCGACCGGCAGTACCAGGCCGTGAACGGCATAGCCGAATGGGCGGAGAAAGGACCGCAGACCAAACTTCGTTCCGTCTTCTCCCTGCATCCGGAAGTGCTGACGCTCGTCGCGGCCGCGGACGCCGGCATCAAGACCATCGGCGATCTCAAGGGGCACAGCGTCAACATCGGCAATCCCGGCTCGGGACAGCACAGGAACTCCACCGACGCGCTTGGTGCGGTCGGACTGTCGCTCGGCGATATCAAGCCGGTGGAGGTTCGGGCCATAGAATCATCCGACCTGCTCCAATCCGGGACCATAGACGCCTATTTCTACACCGTGGGGCATCCCTCCGCGGCCATCAAGGAAGCCACCGAAGGCAAGCGCAAGGTGGTCATCGTGCCCATATCCGGGGTCGGCGCGCTGTTCGCCAAGTTCCCGTATTACGTCCCGGCAGAGATCGACACCTCCTTCTATCCGGAACTGGCCTCGCAGGACGGCAAAATCCAGAGCTTCGGCGTCAAGGCGACCCTGGTCACCTCCTCGGACGTGCCCGACGGCGTGGTCTACGCCGTGACCCGCGAGGTCGTCGAGAATCTCGACGCCTTCCGGGCGCAACATCCTGCGCTCCAGTGCCTGACTCGCGAAGGCATGCTCCAGGGGCTGTCCGCCCCCATCCATCCCGGTGCCGCAATCTACTACCGCCAGGCGGGAATGATGTAG